The proteins below come from a single Oceanivirga salmonicida genomic window:
- the acpS gene encoding holo-ACP synthase: MEIGVDIVSVERIKKALSKDGFREKIYTENEIKYCESRKNKFESYACRFAAKEAFSKAMGTGFRGNFNFLDIEIKNNDMGKPYIKYKQHKVKLSISHEKDYAIATVLLEEEL; the protein is encoded by the coding sequence ATGGAAATAGGAGTAGATATAGTTTCTGTTGAAAGAATAAAAAAAGCTTTATCTAAAGATGGCTTTAGAGAAAAAATTTATACTGAAAATGAAATAAAATATTGTGAAAGTAGAAAAAATAAATTTGAATCTTATGCATGTAGATTTGCAGCAAAAGAAGCCTTTTCAAAAGCGATGGGTACAGGTTTTAGAGGAAATTTTAATTTTCTAGATATAGAAATAAAAAATAATGATATGGGTAAACCATATATAAAATATAAACAACATAAAGTTAAACTTAGCATATCACATGAAAAAGATTATGCTATCGCAACAGTATTACTAGAAGAGGAGCTTTAA
- the brnQ gene encoding branched-chain amino acid transport system II carrier protein — protein sequence MKDTKRVLILGFALFAMFFGAGNVLLPSAIGLRVGEHLLLATIGFVITGVGLPLVGLLVVFKNKGNYLTLFDPMGKMFSKIFLLLAFLSIGPIIAIPRTAATTFEMGIYPIFPSVNATIVTGIFFVLCILFCINKAKVLDEIGKILTPLLLITLIILIVLGIFNKDTVVNPVTVKNVFTFSFLEGYNTLDAIAAIIFGQLIYKAVKNEKNAMKLSIKASFIALIGLMGVYAGLMYLGNTVNIPNAIQYDRTEYTIKITEVLLGNYGKIILGIITSLACLTTAIGLIASVSEFFEELLNEKIDYKIIVIVISTISFIISQLKVDIIIKLAGPILNVFYPVLIVLIGLTIFKGRLITDRVIFYTTYTTLTIAIIDQIMANTLPLSQIGMAWLVPTVIVLMISILVKEFKYGYKS from the coding sequence ATGAAAGATACAAAAAGAGTTTTAATATTAGGTTTTGCATTGTTTGCTATGTTCTTTGGTGCGGGTAATGTACTTTTACCAAGTGCCATAGGTTTAAGAGTTGGAGAGCATCTCTTATTAGCAACAATAGGTTTTGTAATTACAGGGGTAGGACTACCTTTAGTTGGATTATTAGTCGTATTTAAAAATAAAGGGAATTATCTAACTTTATTTGATCCTATGGGTAAAATGTTTAGTAAGATTTTTTTACTACTAGCCTTTTTATCAATAGGACCAATAATCGCTATACCAAGAACAGCTGCAACTACATTTGAAATGGGAATATACCCTATTTTCCCTAGTGTAAATGCAACTATTGTAACAGGAATATTTTTTGTATTATGTATACTTTTTTGTATAAATAAGGCAAAAGTATTAGATGAAATAGGTAAAATATTAACTCCCTTATTATTAATAACTTTAATAATATTAATAGTATTAGGAATATTTAATAAAGACACAGTAGTTAATCCAGTAACAGTAAAAAATGTTTTTACTTTTTCATTTTTAGAAGGGTATAATACATTAGATGCAATAGCAGCTATAATATTTGGACAGTTAATATACAAAGCTGTTAAAAATGAAAAAAATGCTATGAAATTATCTATTAAAGCTTCATTTATAGCATTAATAGGATTGATGGGAGTTTATGCAGGACTTATGTATTTAGGAAATACAGTAAATATACCTAATGCCATTCAATATGACAGAACAGAATATACTATAAAAATAACAGAAGTTTTACTTGGAAATTATGGTAAAATTATATTAGGAATAATAACTTCATTAGCATGTCTTACAACAGCTATTGGACTTATAGCATCTGTTAGTGAATTTTTTGAAGAATTGTTAAACGAAAAAATTGATTATAAGATAATTGTAATCGTAATATCTACTATTTCTTTTATAATCTCACAATTAAAAGTAGATATAATAATAAAATTAGCAGGTCCGATATTAAATGTATTTTACCCAGTACTTATTGTATTAATTGGACTTACAATATTTAAGGGTAGACTAATAACTGATAGGGTTATATTTTACACAACATATACAACATTAACAATTGCTATTATAGATCAAATAATGGCTAACACATTGCCACTTAGTCAAATAGGAATGGCTTGGCTTGTCCCTACGGTTATCGTATTAATGATTAGTATATTAGTAAAAGAGTTTAAATATGGATATAAAAGTTGA
- a CDS encoding TetR/AcrR family transcriptional regulator — protein MDIKVEKKKQDVIKKSAKLFYYQGYVNTGISEILKECKIPKGSFYYYFKNKEDLLVQVIDYHSDNLIKFFDAVVDDLSSVKLKLFFNKYFNSIIDNDYHGGSLLGNIAIEMSDINEDVRKEVLKNYKKIELRLTLFLEMLKKINSRYEHINSEKVSKILLNQMEGTMLKLKLNKDKSEIDVFFELFDYIMYNEE, from the coding sequence ATGGATATAAAAGTTGAGAAAAAAAAGCAAGACGTTATAAAAAAGAGTGCTAAATTATTTTATTATCAAGGTTATGTAAATACAGGTATTAGTGAAATATTAAAAGAATGTAAAATACCTAAAGGGTCATTTTATTACTATTTTAAAAATAAAGAAGATTTATTAGTACAAGTAATTGATTACCATTCTGATAATTTAATTAAATTTTTTGATGCTGTTGTTGATGATTTATCAAGTGTAAAGTTAAAACTATTTTTCAATAAGTATTTTAATAGTATAATAGATAATGATTATCATGGTGGTAGCCTTTTAGGTAATATTGCTATAGAAATGTCAGATATAAACGAAGATGTAAGAAAAGAAGTATTAAAAAACTATAAAAAAATTGAATTAAGACTTACCTTATTTTTAGAAATGTTAAAAAAAATTAATTCAAGATATGAGCATATTAATTCAGAAAAAGTTTCAAAAATTTTACTTAATCAAATGGAAGGAACTATGCTAAAGTTAAAGTTAAATAAAGACAAAAGCGAAATAGACGTTTTTTTTGAATTGTTTGATTATATAATGTATAACGAAGAATAA